The Anaerobaca lacustris genome has a window encoding:
- a CDS encoding neutral/alkaline non-lysosomal ceramidase N-terminal domain-containing protein yields the protein MTTRKQDERTRSESLSRRGFLGRAMQMGAAGWVLANAEALPAQTKKPRWQIGCYTRPWDQYEYRVALDAIAEAGYEYVGLMTTKSLTRLVISVATPIEEAVRVGDEVRQRGLKVASVYGGDIPVARSLKAGIEGLRKLIDNCAACGSTNLLMGGTGNKDLYEAYYKAIAECCDYAAARGIGISVKPHGGFNATGPQCRKTVEMVGHENFRIWYDPGNIYYYSNGELSPVEDAPTVDGLVTGMCIKDYRHPKDVAVTPGTGQVDFPAVFAKLKAGRFEGGPLIVECLDPGDLPHTLGEAIKARRFLEELTGQRSQGAGRPTPAPMEAGVGVVDITPPMGYRMSGYFHERLSEGVSNPLHAKALVMRQGATKAAMVFCDIIGMSPEVSQAARQRAEAETGIPAANILLAATHSHTGPLYFGALRNHFHEQSLAKHGQDPCESVDYASVLADGIVQAIRQADAAVGPVRVEAAVAQQQGLSFNRRFHMTDGTVRFNPGVLNPDIVRVAGPIDSQVGVVLFRTAAENAALAGLVNFALHLDTVGGTKYAADYPYYVEQDLRKKLGDDFTLLFGTGTCGDINHIDVTRQERLTTEHIGRTLAKTVADALAELKTAAPSLAVARAVVDAPLQTFTAEEIEQARRDIHKVGTQELSFLDQVRTYKILAVQWRGGSTLPLEVQVFRLSNDVAVVGLPGEVFVDLGLAIKQASPFATTLVIELCQDAPGYIPTRKAFAEGSYETVNSRIAPGGGERMAEAAIELLAQLAPAQSRGM from the coding sequence ATGACGACACGCAAACAGGACGAGCGCACTCGGTCAGAGTCGCTTTCGCGCCGCGGGTTCCTGGGTCGGGCGATGCAGATGGGCGCGGCCGGCTGGGTGCTGGCCAACGCCGAGGCCCTGCCGGCGCAGACGAAGAAACCTCGCTGGCAGATCGGCTGCTACACGCGTCCGTGGGACCAGTACGAGTACCGTGTGGCGCTCGATGCGATTGCCGAAGCGGGGTACGAATACGTCGGCCTGATGACGACGAAATCGTTGACCCGGCTGGTGATCTCCGTAGCCACGCCGATCGAGGAGGCCGTGCGCGTCGGCGACGAGGTCAGGCAGCGCGGCCTGAAGGTCGCTTCGGTCTATGGAGGCGACATCCCCGTGGCCCGGTCGCTCAAGGCGGGCATCGAGGGGCTTCGCAAGCTGATCGACAACTGCGCCGCCTGCGGCTCGACGAACCTGCTCATGGGCGGCACCGGCAACAAGGACCTGTACGAGGCGTACTACAAGGCCATCGCCGAATGCTGCGACTACGCCGCCGCACGCGGGATCGGCATCAGCGTCAAACCGCACGGCGGCTTCAACGCCACCGGTCCGCAGTGCCGCAAGACCGTCGAGATGGTCGGCCACGAGAATTTCCGCATCTGGTACGATCCGGGCAATATCTACTACTATTCCAACGGCGAACTGAGCCCCGTCGAAGATGCGCCCACGGTCGATGGGCTGGTCACGGGCATGTGCATCAAGGACTACCGCCATCCCAAGGACGTGGCCGTCACGCCGGGGACCGGACAGGTCGATTTCCCCGCCGTCTTTGCGAAGCTCAAGGCCGGCAGGTTCGAGGGCGGGCCGCTGATCGTCGAATGCCTCGACCCGGGCGACCTGCCGCACACGCTCGGTGAAGCCATCAAGGCGCGTCGCTTCCTTGAGGAATTGACGGGACAGAGGTCACAGGGCGCAGGTCGCCCGACGCCGGCCCCGATGGAGGCGGGTGTCGGTGTCGTCGATATCACGCCGCCGATGGGCTATCGCATGAGCGGCTACTTCCACGAGCGGCTCAGCGAGGGCGTGTCGAACCCGCTCCATGCCAAGGCCCTCGTGATGCGCCAGGGTGCGACAAAGGCGGCGATGGTCTTCTGTGACATCATTGGAATGTCACCGGAGGTGTCGCAGGCGGCGCGGCAGCGGGCCGAGGCCGAGACGGGCATCCCCGCCGCGAACATCCTGCTGGCCGCGACACATTCCCACACCGGCCCGCTCTACTTCGGCGCCTTGCGGAATCACTTCCACGAGCAGTCGCTGGCCAAACACGGCCAGGACCCATGCGAAAGCGTCGATTATGCTTCTGTATTGGCAGACGGCATCGTTCAGGCGATCCGTCAGGCCGACGCGGCCGTCGGTCCCGTGCGCGTGGAGGCCGCCGTCGCACAGCAGCAGGGGCTTTCCTTCAACCGGCGGTTCCACATGACCGATGGCACGGTGCGTTTCAATCCGGGCGTGCTGAATCCCGACATCGTTCGCGTCGCCGGGCCCATCGATTCGCAGGTCGGCGTTGTCCTGTTCCGAACAGCCGCCGAGAACGCGGCGCTGGCCGGCCTGGTCAACTTCGCGCTGCACCTCGACACGGTCGGAGGAACGAAGTACGCCGCCGATTACCCGTACTACGTGGAGCAGGACCTGCGCAAGAAGCTGGGCGACGACTTCACGCTGCTGTTCGGCACGGGCACGTGCGGCGACATCAACCACATCGACGTCACGCGACAAGAACGCCTGACCACCGAACACATCGGCCGGACCCTGGCGAAGACCGTCGCGGACGCGCTGGCGGAGCTGAAGACGGCGGCCCCATCGCTGGCGGTCGCGCGGGCCGTGGTTGACGCGCCGTTGCAGACGTTCACCGCCGAGGAAATCGAGCAGGCCCGACGTGACATCCACAAAGTCGGCACGCAGGAGCTGTCGTTCCTCGATCAGGTTCGTACCTACAAGATTCTCGCGGTCCAGTGGCGAGGCGGCTCGACGCTGCCGCTGGAGGTCCAGGTCTTCCGGCTCAGCAACGACGTTGCGGTGGTCGGCCTGCCGGGCGAGGTCTTCGTCGATCTGGGCCTGGCGATCAAGCAGGCCAGCCCCTTTGCCACAACGCTCGTCATCGAACTGTGCCAGGATGCGCCGGGCTACATCCCGACCCGCAAGGCCTTCGCCGAAGGCAGCTACGAGACGGTCAATTCGCGGATCGCTCCGGGCGGCGGCGAACGGATGGCCGAGGCCGCCATCGAACTGCTGGCCCAACTGGCCCCGGCTCAATCCAGAGGGATGTGA
- a CDS encoding sugar phosphate isomerase/epimerase family protein has translation MQETEAMDGSYRQSRRGFLKTSLAGAAVASLHLSSPTPAATGGGLRLGGPVFDKYQDPDGWARAVRKLGYSTAYCPIGAEAADDVVRAYERAAQKADIIIAEVGAWSNPISPDDEKRKAALEKCRLQLALADRIGARCCVNITGSRGTQWDGPAAENFTEETFDMIVETTRGIIDDVKPTRTWFTLETMPWAYPDSADSYVHLIRAIDRDRFAVHLDPVNLVCSPQRYYSNGKLIAECFEKLGPHIKSCHAKDIYLHPKLMTHLDEVRPGQGELDYATFLRELNKLPGVPLMLEHLPNAEEYRQAAEHIRSVGRGLGLSFA, from the coding sequence ATGCAGGAGACAGAAGCGATGGACGGCAGCTACAGACAATCACGACGGGGTTTCTTGAAGACATCTCTGGCGGGGGCGGCGGTCGCCTCGCTGCATCTGAGCTCGCCGACGCCGGCGGCGACCGGTGGCGGTCTGCGGCTTGGCGGGCCGGTGTTCGACAAATACCAGGACCCCGATGGCTGGGCCCGGGCCGTCCGGAAGCTGGGCTACAGCACTGCCTACTGCCCCATCGGGGCCGAGGCGGCCGACGACGTGGTGCGGGCCTACGAGCGGGCGGCGCAGAAGGCCGACATCATCATTGCGGAAGTGGGGGCCTGGAGCAATCCAATCAGTCCCGACGACGAGAAGCGCAAGGCCGCGTTGGAGAAGTGTCGCCTGCAACTGGCCCTGGCCGACCGCATCGGGGCCCGTTGCTGCGTGAACATCACCGGCTCTCGCGGGACCCAGTGGGACGGCCCCGCCGCCGAGAACTTCACCGAAGAGACGTTCGACATGATCGTCGAGACCACGCGCGGGATCATCGACGACGTCAAGCCCACGCGGACGTGGTTCACGCTGGAAACGATGCCGTGGGCCTATCCCGACTCGGCCGATTCCTACGTCCATCTGATCCGGGCGATCGACCGCGACCGCTTCGCGGTGCACCTGGACCCGGTGAACCTGGTGTGCAGTCCGCAGCGGTACTACTCCAACGGCAAGCTGATCGCCGAGTGTTTCGAGAAGCTCGGGCCGCATATCAAGAGCTGTCACGCCAAAGACATCTACTTGCACCCGAAGCTGATGACCCATCTCGATGAGGTGCGGCCGGGCCAGGGCGAGTTGGACTACGCGACATTCCTGCGAGAGCTGAACAAGCTGCCCGGCGTGCCGCTGATGCTCGAACATCTGCCCAATGCCGAGGAATATCGCCAGGCAGCCGAGCACATTCGCTCCGTTGGACGCGGGCTGGGACTGTCGTTTGCCTGA
- the dinB gene encoding DNA polymerase IV — protein MAGIRQIIHVDMDAFYASVEQRDRPELKGKAVIVGGAAEARGVVSAASYEARKFGVHSAMPTAQAIRRCPHAVLLPVRMARYAEVSHKIQSIFEQYTPLVEPLSLDEAFLDVTASTNLFGPAEQIGRRIKEQIQSQTQLTASVGIAPNKFLAKLASDLKKPDGFVVVTEQTRQAILDPLGVGRIWGVGKVTEKALHSHGIRTIAELRATSEVELSRIVGSGATELLRLAQGQDDREVEPARQAKSLSSEQTFATDVRDRDVLLGVLLEQVEEVAQRLRHRRLKARTITLKLRYGDFRTVTRSETLHEATNLTQVLWEAAERVFGRWHRSASGALRLLGFGAGGLEPEGAEQASLFADPEAEKLQRLDRAMDAIRDRYGKRAVHRGR, from the coding sequence ATGGCCGGCATTCGTCAGATCATTCATGTGGATATGGACGCCTTCTACGCCTCCGTCGAGCAGCGCGACCGGCCGGAGTTGAAGGGTAAGGCCGTCATCGTCGGCGGTGCCGCAGAAGCGCGAGGTGTGGTCAGCGCCGCGTCGTACGAAGCCCGCAAGTTCGGCGTCCACAGCGCGATGCCGACGGCGCAGGCGATACGACGTTGTCCGCACGCGGTCCTTCTGCCCGTGCGCATGGCGCGGTATGCGGAGGTCTCGCACAAGATTCAGTCGATCTTCGAGCAGTATACGCCGCTGGTCGAGCCCCTTTCGCTCGATGAGGCGTTTCTCGACGTGACCGCCAGCACGAACCTGTTCGGTCCGGCTGAGCAGATCGGCCGCCGCATCAAGGAGCAGATCCAATCGCAGACGCAGTTGACAGCCTCCGTCGGGATCGCTCCGAACAAGTTCCTCGCCAAACTCGCCTCCGACCTGAAGAAGCCCGACGGTTTCGTCGTCGTCACCGAGCAGACCAGACAGGCGATCCTCGATCCGCTCGGCGTCGGGCGGATCTGGGGCGTGGGCAAGGTGACGGAGAAGGCGCTGCACTCGCATGGCATCCGCACCATCGCGGAGCTTCGCGCCACATCGGAAGTCGAACTCTCAAGGATCGTCGGCAGTGGCGCGACGGAACTTCTCCGGCTCGCCCAAGGGCAAGATGATCGTGAGGTCGAGCCGGCCCGGCAGGCCAAGAGCCTTTCGAGCGAACAGACCTTCGCCACCGACGTCCGCGATCGCGACGTTTTGCTCGGGGTCCTTCTCGAACAGGTCGAGGAGGTGGCCCAACGGCTTCGACACCGGCGACTCAAGGCCCGTACAATCACACTGAAGCTGCGCTACGGCGACTTCCGCACGGTGACGCGAAGCGAGACGCTGCACGAGGCCACGAACCTGACGCAGGTGCTATGGGAGGCGGCCGAGCGCGTCTTTGGCCGATGGCATCGCAGCGCATCCGGCGCCCTTCGGCTGCTGGGCTTCGGCGCCGGCGGCCTGGAGCCGGAAGGGGCTGAACAGGCGAGCCTGTTCGCCGATCCCGAAGCGGAAAAGCTCCAGAGGCTCGACCGGGCCATGGACGCCATCCGTGACCGCTACGGCAAGCGCGCCGTCCATCGCGGCCGGTAG
- a CDS encoding Gfo/Idh/MocA family oxidoreductase, translated as MKHPLSRRTFLKSSIAGGAALAVPAASYARIVGANDRIAIGIIGCGDRGINAHMKGVHAHAAEQKIEITAVSDPWRVRREMASAVANEWYGRPARQFSSYRELVALRDLDAVMIASPDHMHTTHLKAAAEAGKGIYCEKPLAMDFGKLKDACDAVKKANVVVQIGTQLRSLPSFTGCRELYKTGVLGTVSRIEQCRNAERPYWYSYVKDVKKEDVDWKEFLGDRPAQPFDPVKYSGWYGYREFSDGPVPGLGSHFIDLVHYITGATFPTSCVCLGGTFTYKDEHNFTCPDHVQALWIYPEGFMVSYSTNFGNGSGNSFKIFGDEGVLDMVTWTAPVLSAEGGAKRRGQIRGKVPVEDVPRPDHFLDWLQCLRSRKTPNASIDAGYQHAVACLMAVRSFDTGKRTIYDPQKRDIREG; from the coding sequence ATGAAGCATCCTCTCTCTCGCCGCACGTTCCTCAAGAGCAGTATCGCCGGGGGCGCCGCTCTGGCCGTTCCGGCGGCAAGCTACGCCCGCATCGTCGGCGCCAACGACCGCATCGCAATCGGAATCATCGGCTGCGGGGATCGTGGCATCAACGCGCACATGAAGGGCGTTCACGCGCACGCCGCCGAACAGAAGATCGAGATCACGGCGGTGTCCGATCCCTGGCGGGTGCGTCGCGAGATGGCGTCGGCCGTGGCCAACGAGTGGTACGGCCGACCGGCTCGGCAGTTCTCATCCTATCGCGAGTTGGTCGCCCTGCGCGATCTGGACGCCGTGATGATCGCCTCGCCCGACCACATGCACACGACCCATCTGAAGGCGGCGGCCGAGGCCGGCAAGGGCATCTATTGCGAAAAGCCGCTGGCGATGGATTTCGGCAAGCTCAAGGACGCCTGCGACGCCGTCAAGAAGGCGAACGTCGTGGTCCAGATCGGCACGCAGCTCCGCAGCCTGCCGAGCTTCACCGGCTGCCGCGAGCTGTACAAGACCGGTGTCCTCGGAACGGTCAGCCGGATCGAGCAGTGCCGCAACGCCGAGCGGCCCTATTGGTACTCGTACGTAAAGGACGTAAAGAAAGAGGATGTGGACTGGAAGGAATTTCTGGGCGACCGGCCTGCGCAGCCGTTCGACCCGGTGAAGTATTCCGGCTGGTACGGCTACCGTGAGTTCTCCGACGGCCCCGTCCCAGGCCTGGGCAGCCATTTCATCGACCTGGTCCACTACATCACCGGCGCGACGTTCCCCACAAGCTGCGTCTGTCTGGGCGGAACGTTCACCTACAAGGATGAGCACAACTTCACCTGCCCCGATCACGTGCAGGCCCTGTGGATCTATCCTGAAGGGTTCATGGTCAGCTACTCGACGAACTTCGGCAACGGCAGCGGCAACAGCTTCAAGATCTTCGGCGACGAGGGCGTGCTCGACATGGTGACGTGGACGGCCCCCGTCCTGAGCGCCGAGGGCGGCGCCAAGCGTCGGGGCCAGATTCGCGGCAAGGTCCCCGTCGAAGACGTGCCCCGGCCGGACCATTTTCTCGACTGGCTCCAGTGTCTGCGGTCGCGAAAGACGCCCAACGCCTCGATCGACGCCGGCTATCAGCACGCCGTCGCCTGCCTGATGGCCGTTCGCTCGTTCGACACCGGCAAACGCACGATCTACGATCCGCAAAAACGAGATATCCGCGAAGGATGA
- a CDS encoding MFS transporter — protein sequence MSVLRWAIFSVLGLAYFFVYFHRLSLSVVADDLASDFGVAAGVLGLLGSVYFFCYAAMQFPAGLLSDSVGPRKTVTVSLLVAAVGSVLFGLAPGIRTAFVARVMVGLGVSMVFIPTMKVLSQWFKAGEFAVMAGILNAVGGLGVLAGTWLLGLLATSFGWRVSFQVIGGVTVVLMALAWLVVRDRPADSADSPVAQPDAIGLLAGARRVVSTRHFWPVAVWFFFDCGIFFGFGGLWGGPYLMHVYGMSKGQAGAILSMIAWGMIVGSPLLGVLSERLRSRKRVFILASTALALLLLLAVALPASLPQWALFVWFFLFSVCSSAIVIMGFTATKELFPVSMAGTCVGMVNLFPFFGGAVFMWLLGRILDGYPLALEAGYSIAGYRVVLLVLLIASVLALACTLAMRETYPQNRGTGPGRIVCHHTAR from the coding sequence ATGAGTGTCTTACGCTGGGCGATCTTCTCCGTGCTGGGCCTGGCCTATTTCTTCGTGTACTTTCATCGCCTCTCGCTGTCCGTCGTGGCCGACGATCTGGCGAGCGATTTTGGCGTCGCGGCCGGCGTCCTGGGTCTGCTCGGCTCGGTGTATTTCTTCTGCTACGCCGCCATGCAGTTTCCCGCGGGGCTCTTGTCCGACTCCGTCGGACCGAGGAAGACCGTCACCGTCTCTCTGTTGGTGGCGGCGGTCGGCAGCGTGCTGTTCGGCTTGGCGCCGGGCATCCGGACTGCCTTCGTCGCACGCGTGATGGTCGGTCTGGGCGTCTCGATGGTCTTCATCCCCACGATGAAGGTCCTCTCGCAATGGTTCAAGGCCGGCGAGTTCGCGGTAATGGCCGGCATCCTCAATGCCGTGGGCGGGCTCGGCGTGCTGGCGGGGACATGGCTTCTGGGCCTGCTGGCCACCTCCTTCGGTTGGCGCGTCTCGTTCCAGGTCATTGGAGGGGTGACGGTGGTCCTGATGGCTTTGGCCTGGCTCGTCGTCCGCGACCGGCCCGCCGACAGTGCCGATTCACCGGTCGCCCAGCCCGACGCGATCGGTTTGCTGGCCGGGGCGCGCCGGGTGGTCTCCACGAGGCATTTCTGGCCGGTCGCCGTCTGGTTCTTCTTCGATTGCGGCATCTTCTTCGGCTTCGGCGGCCTCTGGGGCGGCCCGTACCTCATGCACGTCTATGGCATGAGCAAAGGCCAGGCCGGAGCGATCCTGAGCATGATCGCCTGGGGCATGATCGTCGGAAGCCCGCTGCTGGGCGTGCTCTCCGAGAGACTCCGCAGCCGCAAGCGGGTCTTCATTCTCGCCTCGACGGCCCTTGCGTTGCTTCTGCTGCTGGCGGTCGCGCTGCCTGCGAGCCTGCCGCAATGGGCGCTCTTCGTGTGGTTCTTCCTGTTCTCGGTGTGCTCGTCCGCGATCGTCATCATGGGGTTTACCGCGACCAAAGAGTTGTTTCCCGTTTCGATGGCGGGCACCTGCGTCGGCATGGTGAACCTGTTTCCGTTCTTCGGCGGGGCGGTGTTCATGTGGCTGCTCGGCCGAATCCTCGACGGCTATCCCCTCGCCCTCGAAGCCGGATACTCCATCGCCGGCTACCGCGTCGTCCTCCTGGTGCTCCTGATCGCCTCGGTCCTGGCCCTGGCGTGCACCCTGGCCATGAGGGAAACCTATCCTCAGAATCGCGGCACAGGTCCGGGGCGCATCGTCTGCCATCACACCGCAAGATGA
- a CDS encoding LacI family DNA-binding transcriptional regulator: protein MATRQVTVKDIAGRLRLHYTTVSKALRDHPDISPATKRRVLALAEELDYHPNSIAKNLKNQSTHTLGVIVPSIKNDFFSAVISGIEEVAYGREFNTVVCQSNESAEREAIHLRTLISNRVAGVLVSVAQTTTSGSGFRALQRQGIPLVFFDRVYDDIEADHVVVDDIGGARRVVEHLIERGYRTIAHAAGPPNTSIGRDRCRGYLDALKAHGLDGDEKWIVHGGFEEADGTAALGAFRSRGSMPDAIFAVNDPVARGIHAEVKRNGLAIPRDVAVAGFGDNRLSAYLDPPLTTVSQSPYEIGKTAAAMLLRRIDEPSHKCLCETEVIPTQLIVRKST from the coding sequence ATGGCCACGAGACAGGTAACAGTCAAAGACATCGCCGGGAGACTCCGTCTGCACTACACGACGGTCTCGAAGGCCCTGCGCGATCATCCGGACATCAGCCCGGCGACAAAGCGCCGGGTCCTGGCGCTGGCCGAGGAGCTGGATTACCATCCGAACTCAATCGCCAAGAACCTGAAAAACCAGTCCACTCATACGCTGGGCGTCATCGTCCCGTCGATCAAGAACGACTTCTTCTCGGCCGTCATCAGCGGCATCGAAGAGGTCGCGTACGGCCGGGAATTCAATACGGTCGTCTGCCAGTCCAACGAAAGCGCCGAACGGGAAGCGATCCACCTGCGGACCCTGATCTCCAACCGGGTGGCCGGCGTGCTCGTTTCCGTGGCCCAGACGACCACCTCCGGCAGCGGGTTCCGCGCGTTGCAGCGGCAGGGCATTCCCCTGGTCTTCTTCGACCGGGTCTATGACGACATCGAGGCCGACCATGTGGTCGTCGATGACATCGGCGGCGCCCGCCGGGTGGTCGAGCATCTGATCGAGAGAGGATACAGGACCATCGCCCACGCCGCCGGACCGCCGAACACGTCGATCGGCAGAGACCGCTGTCGGGGATATCTCGACGCGCTCAAGGCGCACGGCCTCGACGGCGATGAGAAATGGATCGTCCACGGTGGCTTCGAAGAGGCCGATGGGACCGCCGCTCTTGGCGCCTTTCGTTCGCGTGGGTCAATGCCCGATGCGATCTTCGCCGTCAACGATCCCGTCGCTCGCGGCATCCACGCCGAGGTCAAACGAAACGGCCTGGCGATCCCGCGCGACGTTGCGGTGGCGGGTTTCGGCGACAACCGCCTGAGCGCCTACCTCGACCCGCCCCTGACGACGGTCTCGCAATCCCCGTACGAGATCGGCAAGACCGCCGCCGCCATGCTGCTGCGGCGAATCGACGAGCCTTCGCACAAGTGCCTCTGCGAGACCGAAGTGATCCCGACCCAACTGATCGTGAGGAAATCCACGTAG